The following DNA comes from Elusimicrobiota bacterium.
CGCGCGACGCCCAAAGACCCGGTCTGGTTCCAGGTGGACCTGCGCTTCGTCTCCAAGCTCCCGCGCCTGGTCCCGCTCGACGAGCTCCGGGGGACGCCCGAACTCGCGGGCATGGCGCTGTTCAAGCGCTCCCGGCTGTCGGTGATACCGGTGACGGCGCTCGAATGGAGGATCATCACCGGTCTCGCCAAGAGCTGAACCCGGCGACTGTTTCCGGAAACAGTTGGAAACGGAGCATTTGCGAGAACTCGCAGCGGTGCGAGTTGGAGAGCAGCTGAACGTACGAAAGAGATCGAAGCTTAGCGCCAAATCCGCACTTGCTACACTAGCGGACCATGGGAGAGACCTTCGAGCTCGGCGGCGTGCGCATCCCCGGAGAGGGCGCGACCTTGCGCCTGTCCAAGAAGGACGGAATCTTCACGATCTGGGTGGCTGACACCGAGCTGATGAGCAGCGAGATCCACAAGTCCGAGGACGACCTCGCCAAGCTCGTGTGCTCGAGGCTCGCGCACCTTCCCGAGGCGAAGCTCCTCATCGGCGGCCTGGGCATGGGCTACACGCTGGCGGCGGCCCTCAAGGAACTGGGGCCCAAAGGGAAGGTCGTCGTGGCCGAGCTGATGCACGCCGTCGTGGAGTGGAACAAGGGCCCGCTCGCGCACCTGGCGGGCCGGCCGCTCGAGGATCCGCGCGTCGAGGTGCGGCTTCAAGACGTGGCGATGAGCTTGCAGACCGAGCTCGCCGAGTTCGACGGCGTGCTGCTCGACGTGGACAACGGACCCGAGGGCCTCACGCGCGACTCGAACAACTGGCTGTACTCGCAGGAGGGCCTGGCCGCGGCCTACACGGCCCTGCGCCCCGGCGGCGTGCTGGCGATCTGGTCGTCGACGCCCGACAAGGGCTTCGGGATGCGCCTGCGCAAGGCGGGCTTCGACGTCGAGGAGAAGCTCGTGAACTCCTCGGAGGCGGGCGGCAACGAGCGCCACACGATCTTCCTGGGCGTTACCGGGCCATCCTGATGCTCACGGAGACGGAGCGCGCCGCCGCGCTGCGGGCGCTGCCTTTCCTTCGAGGCGCCGGCAGGCAGGCGCAGGAGGACCTGTTCCGCTTCGGGGTCTGCCGCTCGTTCCCGGCGGGCGCGAGCGTGATCGAAGAAGGCCAGGAATGCGCCTATGTGCCGCTCGTTCTCTCGGGGGAGCTGCGCGTCTTCAAGTCGGGCGAGAGCGGCCGGGAAGTGACCCTTTATCGGATCGGGCGCGGAGAGAGCTGCATGCTGACCGGATCCTGCGTGATCTCCGGCGCGCGGTTCCCGGCCGAGGCGTCCGTCGAGTCTTCCGCCGTCGTTCTTCTGATCCCCGCTCCCCGTTTTCGCGACTGGATGGCGCGGCACGAGGCATGGCGGGCCTACGTGTTCGCGTTGCTCTCGAAGCGGCTGAGCGAGGTCATCCTGACCGTCGAGGAGATCTCCTTTCGACGGGTCGACGCGCGGCTGGCGGCGCGGCTGGCGTCCGCGGCGGG
Coding sequences within:
- a CDS encoding Crp/Fnr family transcriptional regulator, whose amino-acid sequence is MLTETERAAALRALPFLRGAGRQAQEDLFRFGVCRSFPAGASVIEEGQECAYVPLVLSGELRVFKSGESGREVTLYRIGRGESCMLTGSCVISGARFPAEASVESSAVVLLIPAPRFRDWMARHEAWRAYVFALLSKRLSEVILTVEEISFRRVDARLAARLASAAGGELVVTHRALASEIGTAREVVSRLLKEFEREGLVLLTRRSVRVLDRAALERRAV